A DNA window from Zingiber officinale cultivar Zhangliang chromosome 3A, Zo_v1.1, whole genome shotgun sequence contains the following coding sequences:
- the LOC122050786 gene encoding SPX domain-containing protein 1-like, with the protein MLKICSGRCFVPVSSRQFFLSVTSRSLVKILKKYDKRTGALIRQPFIEKVPQQPFFTTDLLYKLVKECVAMLDHLFPSNNLSISAEYDGQNGVPKPA; encoded by the exons ATGCTAAAG ATATGcagtggtaggtgttttgtcccaGTCTCAAGCCGACAATTCTTTTTGAGTGTAACTAGTAGAA GTCTAGTGAAAATACTGAAGAAGTATGACAAGAGAACAGGAGCACTTATCAGGCAACCCTTCATCGAAAAGGTGCCGCAGCAGCCATTCTTTACAACTGATCTCCTATACAAACTCGTGAAGGAGTGTGTGGCTATGCTCGACCACCTTTTCCCCAGCAACAACCTGTCAATTTCAGCAGAATACGACGGACAAAATGGAGTGCCAAAGCCGGCATAA